From a single Helicovermis profundi genomic region:
- the ruvA gene encoding Holliday junction branch migration protein RuvA yields MYDYIKGYINQIDINSIVIENNDIGFRVLTSKNSIDQFSKSLNKDEKITIFTKMIVKEDDISLCGFSSREELEVFNLLTSVSGVGTKVGVALLSSSYYKDIAKAIISSDLSVLTAASGVGNKTAQRIVLELKDKVNKLFVFSDESNDTSSIIPVNSLVVEDAMNALISLGYTKNEVKKTMNKINISSKTTEELIKELLKLINK; encoded by the coding sequence ATGTATGATTATATAAAAGGGTATATAAACCAAATTGATATAAATTCTATAGTGATTGAAAACAATGATATTGGTTTTAGAGTTTTAACATCAAAAAATTCTATTGATCAATTTAGCAAGTCCTTAAATAAAGATGAAAAAATTACAATTTTCACGAAAATGATTGTAAAAGAAGATGATATTAGTTTATGTGGATTTTCCTCAAGGGAGGAACTAGAAGTATTTAATTTACTAACTTCTGTTAGCGGTGTGGGGACGAAGGTAGGTGTAGCTCTTCTCTCTAGTTCATATTATAAGGATATAGCAAAAGCAATAATTTCTAGTGATTTATCTGTATTAACGGCCGCTTCTGGTGTTGGTAATAAAACTGCACAAAGAATAGTATTAGAATTAAAAGATAAAGTGAATAAATTATTCGTCTTTTCTGATGAGTCAAATGATACTAGTAGTATTATACCAGTTAATAGTCTTGTTGTAGAAGATGCAATGAATGCGTTGATTTCGCTTGGATATACAAAAAATGAAGTTAAAAAAACTATGAATAAGATAAATATTTCAAGTAAAACAACTGAAGAATTAATAAAAGAATTACTTAAATTAATTAATAAGTAA
- a CDS encoding radical SAM protein: protein MKGYFRKLIYFSSVDGPGNRTIIFLQGCNFDCKYCHNPETINIIEGNNIPKNVELLDHIELVDMSLKHKDFINGITISGGECTYQFEFLVDLCKEYKKRDINVFIDTNGYFTEEQYNILSKYVDKFMFDLKAFNNKEHKLLTGKENLLCINNIKKALKDDKVFEIRTVIVPSLLNNFRNVYFTSELIYKFSTNKNIRYKLIKYRANGVRKRFRNFNTPSDDYMMELKRVSINNGVINTIIV, encoded by the coding sequence TTCAGTAGATGGACCGGGTAACAGAACAATAATATTTCTTCAGGGGTGTAACTTTGATTGCAAGTATTGTCATAATCCAGAAACCATAAATATTATTGAGGGTAATAATATTCCTAAAAACGTTGAACTTTTAGATCATATAGAATTAGTAGATATGTCACTAAAACATAAAGATTTCATAAATGGAATTACAATTTCAGGTGGTGAATGCACATATCAATTTGAATTTTTAGTTGACCTATGTAAAGAATATAAAAAACGAGATATTAATGTTTTTATTGATACAAATGGGTATTTTACAGAAGAACAATATAATATTTTAAGTAAATATGTTGATAAATTCATGTTTGATTTAAAAGCCTTTAATAATAAAGAACATAAGCTGTTAACTGGTAAAGAAAATTTACTTTGTATTAATAATATTAAAAAGGCACTTAAAGACGATAAAGTATTTGAAATTAGAACTGTAATAGTACCGTCTTTACTTAATAACTTTAGAAATGTGTATTTCACGAGTGAATTAATTTATAAGTTTTCTACTAATAAAAATATTCGATATAAGTTAATAAAATATAGAGCAAATGGTGTTAGAAAGCGTTTTAGAAACTTTAATACTCCAAGTGATGATTATATGATGGAATTAAAAAGAGTATCAATAAATAATGGAGTGATTAATACAATAATTGTTTAA